GGGCCGGCGACGAAGCCCTGCTCGCCAAGCTCGACGAGCTCACCTGGACCTCGCTGATGTCACCCGCTCCCCCACCGCCGCCCGGTACCCCGTTCTTCGACGAAGGCACCCGCCCCGAGGACGTCCTCGTCGCCGAACACGACGGCGCGGTCGCCGGCTACGTCCGGCTCGCCGAGGGGTTCGCCATTCCCGCCCACCGGCACGTGCGGGTGATCGGCGGGCTCGCCGTCGACCCTGACCGGCGCCGGCTCGGCATCGCGCGCCGGCTCGTCGACGCGGCCGTGGCCGAGGCGCGCCGACGCGGGGCACGCAAGGTGACGTTGCGCGTGCTGGGTCACAACACCGCCGCCCGCCGGGTCTACGAGGTTTGCGGATTCGTCGTGGAAGGCGTGCTGCGGGCCGAATTCCGCGTCGACGGCACCGACGTCGACGACGTTCTCATGGCGCGCTCGCTCGCTTGACAGCTTCCCGGCGGCTTTGCCATCCTGGTTGCGGGCCGAGAGGCGCTGCGACGGAACTCTTTCCGCCACGCTCGGCCCGGACCACGACTCCAAGGGCGCCTCCCGCGAGGGAGGTGCCTTTTGTCGTGGCACACCACCTCCCGAGCGTTCCGCAAACGAGCTCCGGAGTGCACCGAAGAATGAGTGACAAACTCACCCGCCGCAATGGTCTCGACTTCGCCGTCGCCGACCTGTCCCTGGCCGAGGCCGGCCGCACCCAGCTGAGGCTGGCCGAGCACGAGATGCCCGGCCTGATGGCGATCCGCCGCGAGTACGCCGCCACGCAGCCGCTGAAGGGCGCCCGGATCGCCGGGTCCCTGCACATGACCGTCCAGACCGCCGTGCTCATCGAGACGCTCGTCGCGCTCGGCGCCGAGGTGCGCTGGGTGTCGTGCAACATCTTCTCCACCCAGGACGAGGCCGCCGCCGCGGTCGTCGTCGGGCCGGAGGGCTCGGTAGAAGCCCCGGCGGGCACGCCGGTGTTCGCGTGGAAGGGCGAGACGCTCGAAGAGTACTGGTGGTGCACCGACCAGCTCTTCGCGTTCTCCGGCGGCCGGGCACCGAACATGATCCTCGACGACGGCGGGGACGCCACCCTGCTCGTCCACAAGGGAGTCGAGTTCGAGGCGGCGGGTGCTGTCCCGCAACCGTCCGAAGAGGACCCCGAGGAGTACCGGATCGTCCTCGGCACCCTGCGCGCGAGCCTGGCCGCCGACGGCGACCGCTTCACCCGCATGGCCAAGGAGATCCGCGGCGTCACCGAAGAGACGACCAACGGCGTCAAGCGGCTCTACAAGCTCGCCAAGGACGGCGAGCTGCTCTTCCCCGCGATGAACGTCAACGACTCCGTGACGAAGTCCAAGTTCGACAACAAGTACGGCATCCGGCACTCCCTTGTGGACGGCCTGAACCGCGCCACCGACGTGATGATCGGCGGCAAGCGCGTCCTCGTCTGCGGCTACGGCGACGTCGGCAAGGGCGCGGTCGAGGCGTTGCGCGGCCAGGGCGCCCGGGTCGCGGTCACCGAGATCGACCCGATCTGCGCACTGCAGGCGGCGATGGACGGGCTCGACGTCGTGGAGCTGGACGACGTCGTCGCGACGGCCGACATCTTCATCACCACCACCGGCAACTTCGGCATCATCTCGGCGGACCAGATGAGCCGGATGAAGCACAACGCGATCGTCGCCAACGTCGGGCACTTCGACAACGAGATCGACATGGCCGGGCTGGCGAAGCTGCCGGGCATCGTGAAGAAGGAGATCAAGCCGCAGGTGCACGAGTGGACGTTCCCGGACGGTCACGCGATCATCGTGC
This genomic window from Amycolatopsis mongoliensis contains:
- a CDS encoding GNAT family N-acetyltransferase, whose product is MTTIRVARAGDEALLAKLDELTWTSLMSPAPPPPPGTPFFDEGTRPEDVLVAEHDGAVAGYVRLAEGFAIPAHRHVRVIGGLAVDPDRRRLGIARRLVDAAVAEARRRGARKVTLRVLGHNTAARRVYEVCGFVVEGVLRAEFRVDGTDVDDVLMARSLA
- the ahcY gene encoding adenosylhomocysteinase; this translates as MSDKLTRRNGLDFAVADLSLAEAGRTQLRLAEHEMPGLMAIRREYAATQPLKGARIAGSLHMTVQTAVLIETLVALGAEVRWVSCNIFSTQDEAAAAVVVGPEGSVEAPAGTPVFAWKGETLEEYWWCTDQLFAFSGGRAPNMILDDGGDATLLVHKGVEFEAAGAVPQPSEEDPEEYRIVLGTLRASLAADGDRFTRMAKEIRGVTEETTNGVKRLYKLAKDGELLFPAMNVNDSVTKSKFDNKYGIRHSLVDGLNRATDVMIGGKRVLVCGYGDVGKGAVEALRGQGARVAVTEIDPICALQAAMDGLDVVELDDVVATADIFITTTGNFGIISADQMSRMKHNAIVANVGHFDNEIDMAGLAKLPGIVKKEIKPQVHEWTFPDGHAIIVLSEGRLMNLGNATGHPSFVMSNSFTNQAIAQIELFAKPGEYATDVHRLPKHLDEKVARLHLDALGVKLTKLSKAQAEYIGVDVEGPYKLDHYRY